A section of the Glandiceps talaboti chromosome 8, keGlaTala1.1, whole genome shotgun sequence genome encodes:
- the LOC144439252 gene encoding hyalin-like, with protein sequence MKSTVMNSNTQPPVPTCPSDVTQNTDAGLATASVTWTAATATDNLGVTPTSTVTHSSGDNFGIGSTTVTYTFLDGSSNTADCSFTVTVNDVEAPVPTCPSDITQNTDAGLATASVTWTAATATDNSGVTPTSTVTHSSGDNFAIGSTTVTYTFQDGSSNTADCSFTVTVNDIEPPVPTCPSDVTQNTDAGLATASVTWTAATATDNSGVTPTSTVNHSSGDNFAIGSTTVTYTFQDGSSNTADCSFTVTINDVEPPVPTCPSDITQNTDAGLATASITWTAATASDNSGVTPTSTVTHSSGDNFAIGSTTVTYTFQDGSSNTADCSLIVTVNDVELPVPTCPSDITQNTDAGLATASVTWTAATATDNSGVTPTSTVTHSSGDNFAIGSTTVTYTFQDGSSNTADCSFTVTVNDIELPVPTCPSDITQNTDAGLATASVTWTAATATDNSGVTPTSTVTHSSGDNFAIGSTTVTYTFQDGSGNTADCSFTVTVNDVEPPVTTCFGDVTQNTDAGLATASVTWTAAIATDNSGVTPTSTVTHSSGDNFAIGSTTITYTFQDGSSNTADCSFTVTVNDMESPVPTCPIDVTQNTGAGLATASVTWTAATATDNSGVTPTSTVTHSSGDNFGIGSTTVTYTFQDGSGNTADCKLTVMVNDAEPPTVKCPADIHVGNDVSNITWAIPTTTDNSGIAPTLISSSHSPGDSFTLGPTKVTYNYQDSSSNVGGCDFAVTVYATSGGPNIAMIAGIAAGAAVALVVAAVAGALLYRRCTMREGIYKRQDNSPFSSKSSIDNNDTATTEIEDGSSNPSQEDKIESENTAEDAKTKSDHGDFDPDDWSRGIDNPQDNNMQLQLALLKQKLAVGETGAELALLQSQLALLKGKMAAKHGLPLAEDLGLIKKAAADKLSQSKPGGSELKPTPSVFEPIKMSPRASPHPHKASYVEVQPYNPNTLKTHNDTMLSVRHSPEPPTMPSGVQVVNDADIPVDIHI encoded by the exons ATGAAGTCAACAGTGATGAATTCCA ATACTCAGCCACCAGTACCAACGTGCCCCAGTGACGTCACACAGAATACTGATGCTGGACTAGCTACTGCTAGTGTTACATGGACTGCTGCTACAGCAACTGATAATTTAGGAGTGACACCAACTTCAACTGTAACTCATAGTTCTGGGGATAACTTTGGTATCGGTTCTACAACTGTTACTTACACTTTCCTAGATGGAAGTAGTAACACAGCTGATTGTTCATTTACAGTTACTGTTAATG ATGTTGAGGCACCAGTACCAACGTGCCCCAGTGACATCACACAGAATACTGATGCTGGATTAGCCACTGCTAGTGTTACATGGACTGCTGCTACAGCAACTGATAATTCAGGAGTGACACCAACTTCAACTGTAACTCACAGTTCTGGGGATAACTTTGCTATAGGTTCTACAACTGTTACTTATACCTTTCAAGATGGAAGTAGTAACACAGCTGATTGTTCATTTACAGTTACAGTTAATG aTATTGAACCACCAGTACCAACATGCCCCAGTGACGTCACACAGAATACTGACGCTGGACTAGCTACTGCTAGTGTTACGTGGACTGCTGCTACAGCAACTGATAATTCAGGAGTGACACCAACTTCAACAGTAAATCACAGTTCTGGGGATAACTTTGCTATAGGTTCTACAACTGTTACTTATACTTTCCAAGATGGAAGTAGTAACACAGCTGATTGTTCATTTACAGTTACAATTAATG ATGTTGAGCCACCAGTACCAACATGCCCCAGTGACATCACACAGAATACTGACGCTGGACTAGCTACTGCTAGCATTACATGGACTGCTGCTACAGCATCTGATAATTCAGGAGTGACACCAACTTCAACTGTAACTCACAGTTCTGGGGATAATTTTGCGATTGGTTCTACAACTGTTACTTACACTTTTCAAGACGGAAGTAGTAACACAGCTGATTGTTCACTTATAGTTACAGTTAATG ATGTTGAACTACCAGTACCAACATGCCCCAGTGACATCACACAGAATACTGATGCTGGACTAGCTACTGCTAGTGTTACATGGACTGCTGCTACAGCAACTGATAATTCAGGAGTGACACCAACTTCAACTGTAACTCACAGTTCTGGGGATAACTTTGCTATAGGTTCTACAACTGTTACTTATACTTTCCAAGATGGAAGTAGTAACACAGCTGATTGTTCATTTACAGTTACTGTTAATG ATATTGAACTACCAGTACCAACATGCCCCAGTGACATCACACAGAATACTGATGCTGGACTAGCTACTGCTAGTGTTACATGGACTGCTGCTACAGCAACAGATAATTCAGGAGTGACACCAACTTCAACTGTAACTCACAGTTCTGGGGATAACTTTGCTATAGGTTCTACAACTGTTACTTACACCTTTCAAGATGGAAGTGGTAATACAGCTGATTGTTCATTTACAGTTACTGTTAATG ATGTTGAACCACCAGTAACAACATGCTTCGGTGACGTCACACAGAATACTGATGCTGGATTAGCCACTGCTAGTGTTACATGGACTGCTGCTATAGCAACAGATAATTCAGGAGTGACACCAACTTCAACTGTAACTCACAGTTCTGGGGATAACTTTGCGATTGGTTCTACAACTATTACTTACACTTTTCAAGATGGAAGTAGTAACACAGCTGATTGTTCATTTACAGTTACTGTTAATG ACATGGAATCCCCAGTACCAACGTGCCCCATTGACGTCACACAGAATACTGGTGCTGGACTAGCTACTGCTAGCGTTACATGGACTGCTGCCACAGCAACTGATAATTCAGGAGTGACACCAACTTCAACTGTAACTCACAGTTCTGGGGATAACTTTGGTATCGGTTCTACAACAGTTACTTACACTTTCCAAGATGGAAGTGGTAACACAGCTGATTGTAAACTAACAGTTATGGTTAATG ATGCTGAACCACCAACTGTCAAGTGTCCTGCAGATATTCACGTGGGAAATGATGTAAGTAATATAACCTGGGCCATTCCTACAACAACTGATAATTCAGGTATAGCCCCAACATTGATATCTTCATCTCATAGCCCAGGTGACAGCTTTACTTTAGGACCTACTAAAGTTACTTATAACTATCAAGATTCAAGCAGTAATGTTGGTGGCTGTGATTTTGCTGTCACAGTTTATG CCACATCAGGGGGTCCTAATATTGCTATGATTGCAGGCATAGCTGCAGGAGCTGCAGTGGCACTAGTAGTTGCAGCTGTAGCAGGAGCATTACTATATAGGAG ATGTACAATGAGAGAAGGAATATACAAAAGACAAGACAATTCTCCTTTCTCCAGTAAGAGCAGTATTGACAACAATGATACAGCTACAACAGAGATAGAGGATGGATCTTCAAACCCTTCACAAGAAGACAAGATAGAATCAGAAAACACAGCTGAAGATGCAAAAACTAAAAGTGACCATGGAGACTTTGATCCTGATGACTGGAGTCGTGGTATTGATAATCCTCAAGATAACAACATGCAGCTACAATTAGCTCTCCTTAAACAGAAACTAGCTGTAGGGGAGACAGGGGCAGAGCTGGCACTGCTACAGTCCCAGCTAGCTCTCCTCAAAGGTAAAATGGCTGCAAAGCATGGCTTACCTCTGGCTGAAGATCTAGGGTTGATTAAAAAGGCAGCAGCTGATAAACTATCTCAGTCTAAACCAGGTGGTTCAGAGCTGAAACCAACACCATCTGTGTttgaaccaatcaaaatgtcTCCTCGAGCCAGTCCACATCCACACAAAGCGTCATATGTAGAAGTACAGCCGTATAACCCGAACACTCTAAAAACCCATAATGACACTATGCTGAGTGTTCGACATTCACCAGAACCACCAACAATGCCCTCTGGTGTTCAAGTTGTAAATGATGCCGACATACCGGTCGATATCCACATCTAA
- the LOC144439254 gene encoding hyalin-like: MISKYRTNVCDAGGGLYECCTGWDETPGGDDCTLDIDECSLYTSGCVQVCTNNPGSFTCSSVCGTGYMEFSSICFDVEVPVISPNCPTDIDTVNDPGLPYGTVTYTPPSATDNSGYVFESSSHNSGDTFTIGSTTVSYAFLDNDGLASNCDFAITVWDIEAPVIGTPCPSDIMTVTDAGVAYATQTYTPPDATDNSGTVYTTSTHNSGDTFNIGTTTVTYTFTDDSGMFADCSFDVNVFDIEAPVIGTPCPSDIMTVTDAGVAYATQTYTPPDATDNSGTVYTTSTHNSGDTFNIGTTTVTYTFTDDSGIFADCSFDVNVFDSEAPVIGTSCPSDIMTVTDAGVAYATQTYTPPDATDNSGTVYTTSTHNSGDTFNIGTTTVTYTFTDDSGMFADCSFDVNVFV; this comes from the exons ATGATTTCAAAATACAGGACGAATGTGTGTGATGCTGGTGGAGGGTTATACGAATGTTGTACTGGATGGGACGAAACTCCAGGCGGAGACGACTGTACGCTTG ACATTGATGAATGTAGCCTCTACACATCAGGGTGTGTCCAAGTGTGTACCAACAACCCGGGAAGTTTTACATGTTCTTCAGTGTGTGGTACAGGATACATGGAATTCTCATCCATTTGTTTTG ACGTAGAAGTTCCTGTGATCAGCCCAAACTGCCCCACGGATATAGACACAGTAAACGACCCAGGTCTGCCGTATGGTACTGTAACGTACACCCCTCCAAGTGCCACCGATAATTCGGGTTATGTATTCGAGTCAAGTTCTCATAACTCGGGGGACACTTTCACTATTGGTTCGACAACCGTAAGCTACGCGTTTTTGGACAACGATGGTTTGGCGTCGAACTGTGACTTTGCAATAACAGTTTGGG ATATCGAAGCACCAGTGATTGGTACACCTTGTCCAAGTGATATAATGACAGTGACAGACGCAGGGGTAGCTTATGCTACACAGACCTACACACCTCCTGATGCAACGGATAATTCTGGCACCGTGTACACAACCAGTACTCATAATTCGGGAGATACTTTTAATATTGGGACTACAACAGTGACGTACACCTTTACCGATGATAGCGGAATGTTTGCAGACTGTAGTTTTGACGTTAACGTCTTTG ATATCGAAGCACCAGTGATTGGTACACCTTGTCCAAGTGATATAATGACAGTGACAGACGCAGGGGTAGCTTATGCTACACAGACCTACACACCTCCTGATGCAACGGATAATTCTGGCACCGTGTACACAACCAGTACTCATAATTCGGGAGATACTTTTAATATTGGGACTACAACAGTGACGTACACCTTTACCGATGATAGTGGAATATTTGCAGACTGTAGTTTTGACGTTAACGTCTTTG ACTCCGAAGCACCAGTAATTGGTACATCTTGTCCAAGTGATATAATGACAGTGACAGACGCAGGGGTAGCTTATGCTACACAGACCTACACACCTCCTGATGCAACGGATAATTCTGGCACCGTGTACACAACCAGTACTCATAATTCGGGAGATACTTTTAATATTGGGACTACAACAGTGACGTACACCTTTACCGATGATAGCGGAATGTTTGCAGACTGTAGTTTTGACGTTAACGTCTTTG TGTGA
- the LOC144439089 gene encoding uncharacterized protein LOC144439089 — MMTNSFKLVMNCWIAIIVVGISQAAAQQQNEDVQTDVSQRCGNGIPGIPGIPGTAGSPGTVGAKGESGLPGLDGLHGEKGDKGELGSEGQPGQKGTTGKPGPKGKKGEEGQNGTDGVQGLMGNKGDTGTAGTQGIQGPKGDKGETGQREQQTRVAFSVSKTTSLGPVSSHIVIVYNKVYSNDGNGYDASTGKFTCPVSGMYYFMISAMRRGSNGIYVCLMKNNTKLPCIWISANSGWANGASSNSVIIDIQQGDEIWARLGDGYALYSDHDEYTTFAGYLLYSNAE, encoded by the exons ATGATGACCAATAGTTTCAAATTGGTTATGAACTGCTGGATTGCTATTATTGTTGTGGGAATATCCCAGGCGGCTGCACAGCAACAAAATGAAGATGTCCAGACTGATGTATCTCAACGCTGTGGAAATGGAATCCCTGGCATACCAG GAATTCCTGGTACTGCTGGTTCACCAGGCACTGTAGGTGCAAAGGGAGAGAGTGGGTTGCCAGGGTTGGATGGGTTGCATGGTGAAAAGGGTGATAAAGGAGAACTTGGGTCAGAAGGTCAGCCTGGTCAGAAAGGAACCACAGGTAAACCAGGACCAAAAGGGAAGAAAGGTGAAGAGGGGCAAAATGGAACGGATGGTGTCCAAGGTCTAATGGGTAACAAGGGTGACACAGGAACAGCAGGTACACAAGGTATCCAAGGACCTAAAGGAGACAAGGGTGAAACTGGGCAACGAGAACAACAAACTAGAGTAGCATTCTCAGTTTCCAAGACAACATCCCTTGGACCTGTGTCTAGTCATATAGTGATTGTTTATAATAAAGTGTATTCTAATGATGGAAATGGGTATGATGCATCTACTGGTAAATTTACATGCCCTGTCAGTGGTATGTATTACTTTATGATATCTGCAATGCGACGTGGCAGCAATGGCATCTATGTATGTTTGATGAAGAATAATACAAAATTGCCCTGTATATGGATAAGTGCAAATAGTGGCTGGGCTAATGGTGCTTCATCTAACAGTGTCATCATAGACATACAACAAGGAGATGAAATCTGGGCTAGACTTGGCGATGGTTATGCTTTGTACAGTGATCATGATGAATACACAACCTTTGCTGGTTACCTGCTATATTCAAATGCAGAATAA
- the LOC144439253 gene encoding QRFP-like peptide receptor, translating to MTGLNNTGQILMLRSALEKSLEAIFLFLIFASALIGNIIVIIALSNCSKLRCDVSNRLIINLAATDLLSSVLVIPYSLISIILDDWKFGPVLCGLQCAFNYSFITVSMLTMTMISIDRYIAVTYPLRYNTLMTFRVAHTMIAYTWIQGIVIGTIPIIGSWVLYNSREFTCALDWSAGNSGPITYVICAFVICFFIPGMILVFAYSRICYHVWKSKSFISNQFKRKREVRTIVSILVISVVFFLCMTPFCVTKIFKILQYKPLMDPDTRFVCSVSSLTYYLASATNPLIYTILRKDFRRAFIQLVRMKRNLVHPG from the coding sequence ATGACGGGGCTGAATAACACCGGCCAGATTCTTATGCTTCGATCGGCGCTTGAGAAATCACTGGAAGCTATATTTTTATTCCTGATATTTGCCTCAGCATTGATTGGCaacattattgttatcattgCCCTATCAAATTGCTCCAAACTACGGTGCGATGTTTCAAATCGGTTGATTATCAATTTGGCTGCCACAGATTTACTAAGCAGTGTACTGGTCATCCCGTATAGTTTAATTTCAATAATCCTGGACGACTGGAAGTTCGGACCAGTGTTGTGTGGGTTACAATGTGCGTTCAACTATTCTTTTATTACCGTCTCCATGTTAACAATGACAATGATCAGCATTGATCGCTACATTGCTGTCACCTATCCACTCCGGTACAATACGTTGATGACATTCCGAGTAGCTCACACCATGATTGCCTACACTTGGATACAGGGTATAGTGATTGGAACTATCCCAATCATAGGTTCTTGGGTTTTGTATAACTCTAGAGAATTCACATGCGCCTTGGATTGGTCAGCGGGGAACAGTGGACCAATAACGTACGTTATATGTGCATTTGTGATATGCTTCTTTATTCCTGGTATGATATTAGTGTTTGCCTACTCTCGCATATGTTACCATGTATGGAAAAGCAAGTCTTTTATCTCCAATCAATTTAAACGGAAGAGAGAAGTTCGTACTATTGTCAGTATCTTGGTTATTTCTGTGGTCTTCTTCCTTTGTATGACACCTTTCTGCGTCACCAAGATATTTAAAATATTGCAGTATAAACCCTTAATGGACCCTGATACACGTTTTGTATGTAGTGTGTCGTCATTGACTTATTATTTGGCGAGTGCCACCAATCCTCTCATTTATACCATTCTGAGGAAGGATTTTCGTCGCGCTTTTATTCAACTTGTCCGGATGAAACGTAATTTAGTTCACCCTGGATAG